Proteins from a single region of Chloroherpeton thalassium ATCC 35110:
- a CDS encoding acetaldehyde dehydrogenase (acetylating) has protein sequence MGIQLSNDLLSIQEARDLLQQAAEALKTFKHFSQEKVDAIVKAMAEAGYEAREELAKMAVEETGFGKVEDKILKNILGSKTLYEYIAPMKTCGIIDKRENGKIWDIATPMGVVAALIPSTNPTSTMLYKSIISLKSRNAIVASPHPAAKKCTARAAQIMREAAVRAGAPEGLIHCMTNPTLEGTGELMKHSLTGVILATGSTPMVKAAYSSGKPAYGVGPGNVPAFIERTANVKKAVADIIFGKTFDNGTICASEQAVVCDLPIKSQVIEEMKKRGAYFLNPEEKETLSRFMFPRGLNAAVVGKPAAVIAAQAGITVPETTKVLVAELAEVGKMAPLSAEKLSPVLAFYTEDGWEAGCRRCMELLDFGGIGHSLSLHSQNEHVIMQFAMHKPAHRILINTVSSVGAVGYTTALAPSLTLGPGTIGGSITTENVGPMQLLNIKRVAFETNPVNDKDGNPVAQAAVASKEATVNATAQVATQTKPSYKKLPESSIMAEIEERIRLKAGNTPAGFLGKKVTPVKENQSGKLTSEEVDEIVKTFQK, from the coding sequence ATGGGCATTCAGCTTTCAAATGATTTGCTATCAATCCAAGAAGCTCGAGACTTGCTTCAGCAAGCCGCCGAAGCGCTTAAGACATTCAAACATTTTTCGCAAGAAAAAGTGGACGCTATCGTGAAAGCGATGGCCGAAGCTGGCTACGAAGCTCGCGAGGAGCTGGCCAAAATGGCCGTCGAGGAAACCGGTTTTGGAAAAGTGGAGGATAAAATTCTAAAAAATATTCTCGGCTCAAAAACGCTTTATGAATACATCGCCCCGATGAAAACATGCGGGATTATAGATAAGCGAGAAAATGGCAAAATTTGGGATATTGCCACGCCGATGGGCGTTGTAGCCGCGTTGATTCCTTCGACCAATCCAACGTCGACGATGCTCTACAAATCAATTATTTCGCTGAAATCCAGAAACGCGATTGTCGCTTCGCCACATCCGGCGGCAAAAAAATGCACCGCCCGCGCAGCGCAAATCATGCGTGAGGCAGCCGTAAGAGCCGGCGCGCCGGAAGGCTTGATTCACTGCATGACGAACCCAACGCTGGAAGGCACAGGGGAACTCATGAAACACAGTTTGACGGGCGTGATTTTGGCTACGGGAAGCACGCCAATGGTGAAAGCGGCGTATTCGTCAGGAAAACCGGCTTATGGCGTTGGGCCGGGCAACGTGCCTGCTTTTATCGAGCGCACGGCGAATGTCAAAAAAGCGGTGGCCGACATTATTTTCGGAAAAACATTCGATAACGGCACGATTTGCGCTTCTGAGCAAGCTGTGGTTTGCGATTTGCCGATTAAATCTCAAGTGATTGAGGAGATGAAAAAACGCGGCGCGTATTTCTTAAATCCTGAAGAGAAAGAAACACTTTCGCGCTTTATGTTTCCACGCGGGTTAAATGCGGCAGTGGTTGGAAAACCGGCGGCAGTTATTGCAGCGCAAGCCGGAATTACAGTGCCGGAAACTACAAAAGTTTTGGTGGCGGAGCTTGCCGAGGTTGGAAAAATGGCGCCACTCTCTGCTGAAAAGCTTTCGCCTGTGCTGGCGTTTTACACCGAAGATGGTTGGGAAGCGGGTTGCCGGCGCTGCATGGAACTGCTTGATTTTGGCGGCATTGGGCATTCGCTTTCGTTGCATTCGCAAAACGAGCATGTCATCATGCAATTTGCCATGCACAAGCCCGCGCATCGGATTTTGATTAACACGGTTTCGTCGGTGGGCGCAGTGGGCTATACAACCGCGCTGGCGCCATCTTTGACGCTCGGCCCAGGCACCATTGGCGGCTCTATCACAACGGAAAACGTTGGACCAATGCAGCTCTTGAATATCAAACGTGTTGCATTCGAAACCAATCCAGTCAATGATAAGGACGGCAATCCGGTTGCTCAAGCTGCAGTCGCAAGCAAAGAAGCCACCGTTAACGCAACCGCGCAAGTGGCAACGCAAACGAAGCCGAGTTATAAAAAGCTTCCTGAAAGCAGCATCATGGCGGAAATCGAGGAAAGAATTCGTTTGAAAGCGGGCAACACGCCAGCCGGGTTTTTAGGAAAAAAAGTCACACCCGTTAAGGAAAATCAGAGCGGAAAGCTGACAAGTGAAGAGGTCGATGAAATTGTAAAAACCTTTCAAAAATAA
- a CDS encoding CcmD family protein, producing the protein MIEFLEQNPLYIVLTVVMIIWTGIFSYLFRLDLRLSKMEKQFSELDATSRKVK; encoded by the coding sequence ATGATTGAGTTTTTAGAGCAAAATCCGCTTTACATCGTTCTGACGGTGGTGATGATTATTTGGACCGGCATTTTCAGCTATTTATTTCGCCTTGATTTGCGTCTGTCCAAAATGGAAAAACAATTTTCCGAATTAGACGCGACCTCGCGCAAAGTGAAGTAG
- the xseB gene encoding exodeoxyribonuclease VII small subunit, which produces MAIKKSKESEKTLEELIARLEAIANQIQDGEAGLEKSIELYEEGQAIAQECTKRLNAAQKKLETINPNLIEPKPQSRPYQDLPGDENETLFA; this is translated from the coding sequence GTGGCAATAAAAAAATCAAAAGAATCGGAAAAGACGCTGGAGGAATTAATTGCAAGATTGGAGGCGATCGCCAATCAGATTCAAGACGGCGAGGCTGGACTGGAAAAATCTATCGAACTCTATGAAGAAGGTCAAGCCATTGCGCAAGAATGCACAAAACGCCTGAATGCCGCGCAGAAAAAGTTGGAAACCATCAATCCAAATTTGATTGAGCCAAAGCCACAAAGTCGCCCTTATCAAGACTTGCCCGGCGACGAGAACGAAACCCTTTTTGCGTAG
- the hcp gene encoding hydroxylamine reductase, which yields MSMFCFQCQEALKGEGCTAIGVCGKTSEVSNLQDLLVYVLKGISICQNEARKQGVSRKEADTFIMDGLFMTITNVNFDDSRFIEKIKAGIELREQIKAALENAGAKLPENLPDAATWTAETDEAIHLKSHGEEIRATKTDDIHSLRELIVYGVKGMAAYAQHAANLGFENPEIYAFMEKALAATIDDSLTIDELLALTLETGKYGVDVMALLDKANTETFGNPEVTTVKLGVRKNPGILISGHDLKDLEELLVQTEGTGVDVYTHCEMLPAHYYPAFKKYEHFVGNYGNAWWQQKEEFESFNGPILFTTNCLVPPAQNASYRDKVYTTGAVGFPGFKHVTENAEGKKDYSEIIAQAKTCAAPKSIESGELVGGFAHHQVIALADKVVDAVKSGAIKQFFVMAGCDGRMPNRNYYSEFAENLPQDTVILTAGCAKFRYNKLPLGDIGGIPRVLDAGQCNDSYSLAVIALKLKEVFGLEDVNELPISYNIAWYEQKAVIVLLALLALGVKNIHLGPTLPAFLSPGVAGVLVEKFGIAGVGAVSDDIAQFMSR from the coding sequence ATGAGCATGTTTTGTTTTCAATGTCAGGAAGCACTGAAGGGCGAAGGCTGCACGGCGATTGGCGTTTGCGGAAAAACGTCGGAAGTTTCCAACTTGCAAGATCTGTTGGTTTATGTTCTCAAAGGCATTTCGATTTGCCAAAATGAGGCCAGAAAACAGGGCGTGTCGCGCAAAGAGGCGGATACATTTATTATGGATGGACTTTTTATGACCATCACCAATGTGAATTTCGACGATAGCCGATTCATAGAAAAAATTAAAGCGGGAATCGAGTTGCGTGAGCAGATTAAAGCGGCGCTCGAAAACGCCGGCGCGAAATTGCCGGAAAACTTGCCCGACGCTGCCACTTGGACTGCCGAAACAGACGAAGCTATTCATCTGAAAAGCCATGGCGAGGAAATTCGCGCCACGAAAACCGACGATATTCATTCCCTTCGCGAGCTCATCGTTTATGGCGTTAAAGGCATGGCCGCCTACGCGCAACACGCGGCGAATCTTGGATTTGAAAATCCTGAAATTTATGCGTTTATGGAAAAAGCGCTTGCCGCCACAATAGACGATTCCCTAACGATTGATGAGCTTCTTGCCTTAACGCTCGAAACCGGAAAATACGGCGTGGATGTAATGGCGCTGCTCGATAAAGCCAATACGGAAACTTTCGGCAATCCTGAGGTCACCACTGTGAAACTCGGTGTTCGCAAAAATCCGGGCATTTTGATTTCCGGCCACGATCTCAAAGATTTAGAAGAATTGCTGGTGCAAACCGAAGGCACGGGCGTAGATGTGTATACTCACTGCGAAATGTTGCCCGCGCACTATTATCCGGCGTTTAAGAAATACGAACATTTTGTTGGCAACTACGGCAATGCGTGGTGGCAGCAAAAAGAGGAATTTGAGAGCTTCAACGGACCGATTTTATTTACCACAAACTGCTTGGTTCCGCCTGCGCAAAATGCCAGCTATCGCGACAAGGTTTATACAACCGGCGCCGTGGGTTTCCCTGGATTTAAGCATGTGACAGAAAATGCGGAAGGCAAGAAAGATTATTCGGAAATCATTGCGCAGGCCAAGACTTGCGCCGCACCGAAATCGATTGAGTCGGGCGAGCTGGTTGGCGGATTTGCGCATCATCAAGTCATCGCGTTGGCCGATAAAGTGGTTGATGCCGTTAAGTCAGGTGCTATCAAGCAATTTTTCGTCATGGCTGGCTGCGACGGACGAATGCCTAACCGAAATTATTATTCCGAATTTGCAGAAAATTTGCCGCAAGATACCGTTATCCTAACGGCAGGATGCGCCAAATTCCGTTACAATAAATTGCCACTTGGCGACATCGGCGGCATTCCGCGCGTGCTCGACGCCGGCCAATGCAACGACTCGTACTCGCTTGCCGTCATCGCCTTGAAGCTGAAGGAAGTTTTTGGGCTGGAGGATGTCAATGAATTGCCAATTTCATACAACATCGCATGGTACGAGCAAAAAGCGGTCATCGTATTGCTGGCGCTTCTCGCTTTGGGCGTGAAAAATATTCATTTGGGGCCGACACTTCCCGCGTTTCTTTCACCGGGCGTTGCTGGTGTGCTGGTTGAAAAATTTGGCATTGCTGGAGTTGGAGCGGTTAGCGACGACATTGCACAATTTATGAGTCGCTAA
- a CDS encoding RpiB/LacA/LacB family sugar-phosphate isomerase, whose protein sequence is MARFLITEKDVLNAARRGRDTLLVKKFTLITPLARDRAKDFKIVFLDAESEQVAGFSKPVPSATTVALGSDHTGVELKDALRQMLSEKNFRVIDMGTDTNTHCELLDYAFSIGEAVRHKRAAFGVMIDGTGVESAMMLNKFPGVRAAMCHNEFTARAARTRIDANVLTLGAKTLGEDIALSIAETFFDTAFEGVQNQPRLNKLEELVAKLLKRSFNDIL, encoded by the coding sequence ATGGCGCGGTTTCTAATTACGGAAAAAGATGTTTTGAACGCCGCCCGACGAGGCCGCGACACGCTTTTGGTGAAAAAGTTCACCCTGATTACGCCGCTTGCTCGCGATCGAGCAAAGGATTTTAAAATCGTTTTCCTTGATGCGGAATCGGAACAGGTAGCTGGGTTTTCAAAACCGGTTCCTTCGGCAACGACTGTTGCCCTGGGCAGCGACCACACAGGCGTAGAGTTGAAAGATGCTTTGCGGCAAATGCTCTCCGAGAAAAATTTTCGCGTCATTGATATGGGAACGGACACAAACACGCATTGCGAACTTCTCGATTATGCGTTCAGCATTGGCGAGGCGGTTCGGCACAAACGCGCTGCGTTTGGCGTGATGATCGACGGCACGGGCGTGGAATCGGCAATGATGTTGAATAAATTTCCTGGCGTTCGTGCGGCAATGTGTCACAACGAATTTACGGCTCGTGCAGCTCGCACCCGCATAGACGCCAATGTGCTGACGCTCGGCGCCAAAACGCTCGGCGAAGATATCGCGCTAAGCATCGCCGAAACGTTTTTCGACACAGCTTTCGAAGGTGTTCAAAATCAGCCGCGTTTAAATAAGTTGGAAGAACTTGTGGCCAAGCTGCTGAAGCGTTCGTTCAACGATATTTTATAA